A genome region from Panthera leo isolate Ple1 chromosome A2, P.leo_Ple1_pat1.1, whole genome shotgun sequence includes the following:
- the IP6K1 gene encoding inositol hexakisphosphate kinase 1 isoform X2, whose translation MLDGNSGLSSEKISHNPWSLRCHKQQLSRMRSESKDRKLYKFLLLENVVHHFKYPCVLDLKMGTRQHGDDASAEKAARQMRKCEQSTSATLGVRVCGMQVYQLDTGHYLCRNKYYGRGLSIEGFRNALYQYLHNGLDLRRDLFEPILSKLRGLKAVLERQASYRFYSSSLLVIYDGRECRAESFLERRAEMRLKHLDTGLPEMAPPCGPSTSPSSTSPEAGPSSPPKVDVRMIDFAHSTFKGFRDDPTVHDGPDRGYVFGLENLISIMEQMRDENQ comes from the exons ATGCTGGATGGCAACAGTGGTCTGAGTTCTGAGAAGATCAGCCACAACCCCTGGAGTCTGCGCTGTCACAAGCAGCAGCTGAGCCGCATGCGCTCAGAGTCCAAGGACCGAAAGCTGTACA AGTTCCTCTTGCTTGAGAACGTGGTGCACCACTTCAAGTACCCCTGTGTTCTGGACCTGAAGATGGGCACCCGGCAGCATGGTGACGATGCATCAGCTGAGAAGGCGGCCCGGCAGATGAGGAAGTGCGAGCAGAGTACGTCAGCTACACTGGGTGTCAGGGTCTGTGGCATGCAG GTATACCAGCTGGACACAGGACACTACCTCTGCAGGAACAAGTACTATGGCCGTGGGCTCTCCATTGAAGGCTTCCGCAACGCCCTCTATCAGTACCTGCACAATGGCCTGGACCTGAGGCGTGACCTTTTTGAGCCCATCCTGAGCAAACTGCGGGGCCTGAAAGCTGTGTTGGAGCGGCAGGCATCCTACCGCTTCTATTCCAGCTCCCTGCTTGTCATCTACGATGGCAGGGAGTGCCGGGCAGAGTCCTTCCTGGAACGCCGGGCCGAGATGCGTCTCAAGCACCTGGATACTGGGCTCCCTGAGATGGCGCCACCCTGTGGCCCTAGCACCAGCCCCAGTAGCACCAGCCCTGAGGccggcccctcctctccacccaaGGTGGATGTCCGCATGATCGACTTTGCACATAGCACGTTCAAGGGCTTCCGGGATGACCCCACCGTGCATGATGGGCCAGACCGAGGCTATGTGTTCGGCCTGGAGAACCTCATCAGCATCATGGAACAGATGCGGGACGAGAACCAGTAG
- the AMIGO3 gene encoding amphoterin-induced protein 3, giving the protein MAWLVLLGALLCMPRVGVGSLGSEGFLPSAPHNCPYRCVCAADLLSCAGLGLQDVPAALPAAAADLDLSHNALQRLRPGWLAPLSRLRALRLGHNELVVLGQGVFTNASGLRLLDLSSNALRALGRHDLEGLGALERLLLFNNRLAHLDEHAFHGLGALSRLYLGCNELSSFSFDHLHGLGTTHLRTLDLSSNRLGRIPVPDLAALPAFLKNGLYLHNNPLPCDCRLYHLLQRWHQRGLSAVSDFAREYMCLAFKVPTSRVRFFEHSRVFENCSAALAQGLEQPEVQLHVQMGRSLRLHCNTSAPAVRIAWVSPQHELLVAPGSRDGSIAVLADGSLAISNVQPQHEGVFVCLAAGPRLHHNQTHEYNVSVHFPHPEPEAFNTGFTTLLGCAVGLVLVLLYLFAPPCPGCRRCYRRTCHCRRWPRAPSPLQELSAQSSVLSTPPDVPSRKASVHKHVVFLEPGRRGLNGRVQLAGAEDFDLYNPVGLRLKAGSESASSTGSEGLVMT; this is encoded by the coding sequence ATGGCCTGGCTGGTGCTGCTGGGCGCACTGCTGTGCATGCCGCGTGTTGGGGTGGGCAGTCTGGGCTCAGAGGGCTTTTTGCCCTCCGCACCCCATAACTGCCCCTACAGATGTGTGTGCGCCGCTGACCTGCTGAGCTGCGCGGGCCTGGGGTTGCAGGACGTGCCGGCTGCGTTGCCTGCCGCTGCTGCGGACCTCGACCTGAGCCACAACGCGCTCCAGCGCCTCCGCCCCGGCTGGCTGGCGCCACTCTCCCGGCTGCGCGCCCTGCGCCTAGGCCACAACGAACTGGTCGTGCTAGGTCAAGGAGTCTTCACCAACGCCAGCGGCCTGCGGCTACTCGATTTATCATCTAACGCGCTGCGGGCGCTTGGCCGCCACGACCTCGAAGGGTTGGGGGCGCTCGAGAGGCTGCTTCTGTTCAATAACCGCTTAGCGCACTTGGATGAGCACGCCTTCCATGGCCTGGGCGCACTCAGCCGTCTCTACCTGGGCTGCAACGaactctcctccttctcttttgacCACCTGCACGGTCTGGGCACGACCCACCTACGTACTCTGGATCTCTCCTCCAACCGCCTGGGACGCATCCCAGTACCTGACCTGGCTGCACTGCCAGCCTTTCTTAAGAACGGCCTTTACCTGCACAACAATCCATTACCCTGTGACTGCCGTCTCTACCACCTGCTGCAGCGCTGGCATCAGCGGGGCCTAAGCGCTGTGAGTGACTTTGCCCGAGAGTACATGTGCCTGGCCTTCAAGGTACCCACATCCCGTGTGCGCTTCTTTGAGCACAGCCGTGTCTTTGAGAATTGCTCAGCTGCCCTGGCTCAGGGCCTAGAGCAGCCCGAAGTGCAGCTGCACGTGCAGATGGGTCGGTCCCTGAGGCTGCACTGCAACACCAGTGCCCCAGCTGTGCGCATCGCCTGGGTGTCACCACAGCACGAGCTGCTGGTGGCACCAGGATCCCGAGACGGCAGCATCGCAGTGCTGGCTGATGGCAGCTTGGCCATCAGCAATGTGCAGCCGCAGCACGAGGGGGTCTTTGTGTGCCTGGCAGCCGGGCCCCGCCTGCATCACAACCAGACGCACGAGTACAACGTGAGCGTGCATTTCCCACACCCTGAGCCCGAGGCTTTCAACACAGGCTTCACCACTCTGCTGGGCTGCGCTGTGGGCCTGGTGCTTGTGCTGCTCTACCTTTTTGCGCCACCCTGCCCAGGCTGCCGCCGCTGCTACCGTCGCACCTGCCACTGCCGCCGCTGGCCCCGGGCACCCAGCCCCCTCCAGGAGCTGAGCGCACAGTCCTCAGTGCTCAGCACACCACCGGATGTACCCAGCCGCAAGGCCAGTGTCCACAAGCATGTGGTCTTTCTGGAGCCGGGCAGGAGGGGCCTCAATGGGCGTGTGCAGCTGGCAGGAGCCGAGGACTTCGATCTCTACAATCCTGTGGGCCTGCGGCTCAAGGCTGGCTCTGAGTCTGCTAGCTCCACGGGCTCTGAGGGCCTGGTGATGACCTAG
- the GMPPB gene encoding mannose-1-phosphate guanyltransferase beta has product MKALILVGGYGTRLRPLTLSIPKPLVDFCNKPILLHQVEALAAAGVDHVILAVSYMSQVLEKEMKAQEQRLGIRISMSHEEEPLGTAGPLALARDLLSETADPFFVLNSDVICDFPFQAMVQFHRHHGQEGSILVTKVEEPSKYGVVVCEADTGRIHRFVEKPQVFVSNKINAGMYILNPAVLRRIQLQPTSIEKEIFPVMATEGQLYAMELQGFWMDIGQPKDFLTGMCLFLQSLRQKQPEQLCSGPGIVGNVLVDPSARIGQNCSIGPNVSLGPGVVVEDGVCIRRCTVLRDAHIRSHSWLESCIVGWRCRVGQWVRMENVTVLGEDVIVNDELYLNGASVLPHKSIGESVPEPRIIM; this is encoded by the exons ATGAAGGCACTGATCTTGGTGGGCGGCTATGGGACGCGTCTGCGGCCGCTGACGCTGAGCATCCCGAAGCCACTGGTGGATTTCTGCAATAAGCCCATCTTGCTGCACCAAGTGGAGGCGCTGGCCGCG GCAGGCGTAGACCACGTGATTCTGGCGGTTAGCTACATGTCTCAGGTGctggagaaggaaatgaaggcGCAGGAGCAGAGG CTGGGAATCCGAATCTCCATGTCTCACGAAGAAGAGCCTTTAGGCACAG CTGGGCCCTTGGCACTGGCCCGTGACTTGCTCTCTGAGACTGCAGATCCTTTCTTCGTTCTCAACAGTGATGTGATCTGCGATTTCCCCTTCCAAGCCATGGTGCAGTTCCACCGGCACCATGGCCAGGAGGGCTCCATCCTG GTGACCAAAGTGGAGGAACCCTCTAAGTATGGTGTGGTGGTATGTGAGGCTGACACAGGCCGCATTCACCGGTTCGTGGAGAAGCCGCAGGTGTTTGTGTCCAACAAGATCAACGCAGGCATGTACATTCTGAACCCTGCAGTGCTGCGGCGCATCCAG CTGCAACCTACATCCATTGAGAAGGAGATCTTTCCTGTCATGGCCACGGAGGGGCAGCTATATGCCATGGAGCTGCAgg GCTTCTGGATGGACATAGGGCAACCCAAGGATTTTCTCACTGGCATGTGCCTCTTCCTACAGTCCCTGCGACAGAAGCAGCCTGAGCAACTGTGCTCAGGCCCTGGCATTGTGGGCAATGTGCTGGTG GACCCAAGTGCCCGCATTGGCCAGAACTGCAGCATCGGCCCCAACGTGAGTCTGGGTCCTGGCGTGGTAGTGGAGGATGGTGTGTGCATCCGGCGATGCACAGTGCTGCGAGACGCCCATATCCGATCCCACTCCTGGCTCGAGTCCTGCATTGTGGGCTGGCGCTGCCGCGTGGGCCAGTGG GTGCGCATGGAGAACGTGACAGTGCTGGGTGAGGACGTCATAGTTAACGACGAGCTCTACCTCAACGGGGCCAGTGTGCTGCCCCACAAGTCTATTGGCGAGTCGGTGCCGGAACCACGCATCATCATGTGA